The following proteins come from a genomic window of Pseudomonas sp. Z8(2022):
- the parC gene encoding DNA topoisomerase IV subunit A, giving the protein MSESLDLSLEGVERRSLADFTEQAYLNYSMYVIMDRALPHIGDGLKPVQRRIVYAMSELGLDADSKHKKSARTVGDVLGKFHPHGDSACYEAMVLMAQPFSYRYTLVDGQGNWGAPDDPKSFAAMRYTEARLSRYSEVLLSELGQGTVDWVPNFDGTMNEPATLPARLPNLLLNGTTGIAVGMATDVPPHNLREVAAACVRLLDEPSATVEQLCEHIQGPDFPTEAEVITPKADLLKIYETGRGSVRMRAVYSVEDGDIVVTALPHQVSGSKVLEQIAAQMQAKKLPMVADLRDESDHENPCRIVIIPRSNRVDADELMTHLFATTDLESSYRVNTNVIGLDGKPQVKDLRTLLSEWLVYRVGTVRRRLQFRLDKVEKRLHLLEGLLIAFLNLDEVIRIIRTEDSPKPVLMETFGLTDVQADYILDTRLRQLARLEEMKIRGEQDELAKEREKLLALLGSEAKLKKLVRKEIIGDAEKYGDDRRSPIVARAEAKALSETELMPTEPVTVVLSEKGWVRCAKGHDIDATGLSYKAGDGFKAAAPGRSNQYAVFIDSTGRSYSLAAHSLPSARGQGEPLTGRLTPPPGATFECVMLPEDSALYVIASDAGYGFVVKGEDLQAKNKAGKALLTLPNGAKVVAPKPVSNLEDGWLAAVTTEGRLLLFKVTDLPQLGKGKGNKIIGIPGERVASREEYLTDLAVLPSGASLVLQAGKRTLTLKADDLEHYKGERGRRGNKLPRGFQRVDQLLVE; this is encoded by the coding sequence ATGAGCGAATCCCTCGATTTGAGCCTGGAAGGCGTTGAACGCCGGTCACTCGCCGACTTCACCGAGCAGGCTTATCTCAACTACTCCATGTACGTAATCATGGACCGCGCCCTGCCGCACATCGGCGACGGCCTGAAACCCGTGCAGCGCCGCATCGTCTATGCCATGAGCGAATTGGGTCTGGACGCCGACTCCAAGCACAAGAAGTCGGCGCGGACCGTCGGTGACGTGCTCGGCAAGTTCCACCCGCACGGTGACAGCGCTTGCTACGAAGCCATGGTGCTGATGGCGCAGCCGTTCAGCTACCGCTATACGCTGGTCGACGGCCAGGGCAACTGGGGCGCGCCGGACGATCCCAAATCCTTCGCTGCCATGCGCTACACCGAGGCGCGCCTGTCGCGTTACTCGGAAGTGCTGCTCTCCGAGCTCGGCCAAGGCACGGTCGACTGGGTGCCGAACTTCGACGGCACCATGAACGAGCCGGCGACCCTGCCGGCGCGCCTGCCCAACCTGCTGCTCAACGGCACCACCGGCATCGCCGTGGGCATGGCCACCGACGTGCCACCGCACAACCTGCGCGAGGTCGCCGCAGCCTGCGTGCGTCTGCTGGATGAGCCGAGCGCAACGGTCGAGCAGCTCTGCGAGCATATCCAGGGCCCTGACTTCCCCACCGAAGCCGAAGTCATCACACCCAAGGCCGACCTGCTGAAGATTTACGAAACCGGCCGCGGCTCGGTGCGCATGCGCGCCGTCTACAGTGTCGAGGACGGTGACATCGTCGTCACCGCCCTGCCGCATCAGGTCTCCGGGTCCAAGGTGCTGGAGCAGATCGCGGCACAGATGCAGGCCAAGAAGCTGCCGATGGTCGCTGACCTGCGTGATGAGTCGGACCACGAGAACCCGTGCCGCATCGTCATCATCCCGCGCTCCAACCGCGTCGATGCCGATGAACTGATGACCCACCTGTTCGCCACCACCGATCTGGAGTCCAGCTACCGGGTCAACACCAACGTCATCGGCCTCGATGGTAAGCCGCAGGTCAAGGATCTGCGCACCCTGCTCAGCGAATGGCTGGTGTACCGCGTCGGCACCGTGCGCCGCCGCCTGCAGTTCCGCCTGGACAAGGTGGAAAAGCGCCTGCACCTGTTGGAAGGTTTGTTGATTGCCTTCCTCAACCTCGACGAGGTGATCCGCATCATCCGCACCGAGGATTCGCCCAAGCCGGTGCTGATGGAAACCTTCGGTCTCACCGATGTGCAGGCTGATTACATTCTCGACACCCGCCTGCGCCAACTGGCCCGCCTGGAAGAAATGAAGATCCGTGGCGAGCAGGACGAGCTGGCCAAGGAGCGCGAAAAGCTGCTGGCTCTGCTCGGCAGCGAAGCCAAGTTGAAGAAGCTGGTACGCAAGGAGATCATCGGGGACGCCGAAAAGTACGGCGATGACCGCCGCTCGCCGATCGTCGCCCGCGCCGAAGCCAAGGCCCTGTCGGAAACCGAGCTGATGCCGACCGAACCGGTCACCGTGGTGCTCTCGGAAAAAGGCTGGGTGCGCTGCGCCAAGGGTCATGACATCGACGCCACCGGTCTGTCCTACAAGGCCGGCGACGGCTTCAAGGCGGCCGCACCGGGCCGTTCGAACCAGTACGCGGTGTTTATCGACTCGACAGGCAGGAGCTATTCGCTCGCCGCACACAGCCTGCCGTCGGCGCGCGGCCAGGGTGAACCGCTGACCGGTCGTCTGACACCACCACCGGGGGCAACCTTCGAATGCGTGATGCTGCCGGAGGACAGCGCGCTGTACGTCATCGCCTCCGACGCCGGCTACGGCTTCGTGGTCAAGGGCGAGGATCTGCAGGCCAAGAACAAGGCAGGCAAGGCGCTGCTGACCCTACCCAACGGCGCCAAAGTGGTCGCCCCCAAGCCCGTCAGCAATCTGGAAGACGGCTGGCTGGCCGCGGTGACCACCGAAGGCCGCCTGCTGCTGTTCAAGGTCACCGATCTGCCGCAACTGGGCAAAGGCAAGGGCAACAAGATCATCGGCATTCCGGGTGAGCGAGTGGCGTCACGCGAGGAGTATTTGACCGATCTGGCCGTGCTGCCCAGCGGCGCCAGTTTGGTTTTGCAGGCCGGGAAGCGTACCCTGACACTCAAAGCCGACGATCTCGAGCACTACAAGGGCGAGCGCGGCCGACGTGGCAACAAGCTGCCGCGCGGCTTCCAGCGTGTCGACCAGCTTCTGGTGGAATAG
- a CDS encoding membrane integrity-associated transporter subunit PqiC encodes MMTVVRSTALFLTALLALSGCSLLQQKPVSLYQLDSGDAVTPNQDNGVTVLVGPISVADYLRQQHLLQRQADGSLVAARDARWASGLADDIDQQMLRQLAWRLDSQRLALAPAAPGFSADAQVMLTITRLDSGPLQPAVLEAQWRLLDRRGQLRDSRLIRLEQAHGGPLAEQVKAQSILLQRLAAEMAAAIQPVAAVEPEPEPTRKKAPVASSKKQEPATAGPKIPVAEPIKIDTEVFRF; translated from the coding sequence ATGATGACTGTAGTACGCTCTACGGCCCTGTTTCTGACCGCGCTGCTCGCACTGAGCGGTTGCAGCCTGCTGCAGCAGAAGCCGGTATCTCTTTACCAACTCGACAGCGGCGATGCCGTGACCCCGAATCAGGACAACGGCGTGACCGTGCTGGTCGGCCCGATCAGCGTAGCCGACTACCTGCGCCAGCAGCACCTGCTGCAGCGCCAGGCCGATGGCAGCCTGGTTGCCGCACGGGACGCTCGCTGGGCCAGCGGCCTGGCCGACGATATCGACCAGCAGATGCTGCGCCAGCTGGCCTGGCGCCTGGACAGCCAGCGCCTGGCACTGGCTCCGGCCGCCCCCGGTTTCAGCGCCGATGCACAGGTCATGCTGACCATCACCCGCCTGGACTCCGGCCCGCTTCAGCCCGCTGTGCTCGAGGCCCAGTGGCGCCTGCTCGACCGTCGTGGACAGTTGCGCGACAGCCGCCTGATTCGCCTGGAGCAAGCACACGGAGGCCCGCTGGCCGAGCAGGTCAAGGCCCAGAGCATTCTGCTGCAGCGCCTGGCTGCCGAGATGGCAGCGGCCATCCAGCCTGTCGCCGCCGTTGAACCGGAGCCCGAACCGACGCGCAAGAAGGCTCCGGTAGCCAGCAGCAAAAAGCAGGAGCCCGCCACTGCCGGCCCGAAGATTCCGGTGGCAGAGCCGATCAAGATCGATACGGAAGTATTCCGGTTTTAA
- the hldE gene encoding bifunctional D-glycero-beta-D-manno-heptose-7-phosphate kinase/D-glycero-beta-D-manno-heptose 1-phosphate adenylyltransferase HldE has translation MKLTMPRYDQAAVLVVGDVMLDRYWHGGTSRISPEAPVPVVRVDQIEDRPGGAANVALNIAALGSRALLVGVTGEDEAAESLSDSLRGAGVETHFQRLDGQPTIVKLRVMSRHQQLLRMDFEEPFNTDTAALERDVDALLAGVMVLVLSDYGKGALQNHQALIQVARRKGIPVLADPKGKDFSIYRGASLITPNLHEFETIVGGCADEAELVSKGARLMRELELGALLVTRGEHGMTLLRPEHAPLHLPARAREVFDVTGAGDTVISTLAASIAAGEELPNAVALANLAAGIVVGKLGTAAISAPELRRAVQREEGSERGVLSLDQLLLAIEDARAHGEKIVFTNGCFDILHAGHVTYLEQARAQGDRLIVAINDDASVSRLKGPGRPINAVDRRMAVLAGLGAVDWVVSFSEDTPERLLKQVQPDVLVKGGDYGIDQVVGADIVQAYGGEVRVLGLVENSSTTAIVEKIRSK, from the coding sequence ATGAAACTGACCATGCCCCGCTATGACCAAGCTGCCGTTCTGGTGGTGGGCGACGTGATGCTTGATCGCTACTGGCATGGCGGCACCTCGCGGATTTCCCCGGAAGCCCCCGTCCCCGTGGTGCGTGTCGATCAGATCGAGGACCGCCCGGGCGGTGCCGCCAACGTGGCGCTGAATATCGCGGCGCTTGGTTCCCGCGCCCTGCTGGTGGGGGTCACTGGTGAAGACGAAGCCGCCGAAAGCCTCAGCGACAGCCTGCGTGGTGCCGGTGTGGAAACTCACTTCCAGCGTCTTGATGGCCAGCCGACCATCGTCAAGCTGCGCGTAATGAGCCGCCATCAGCAGCTGCTGCGTATGGATTTCGAGGAACCCTTCAATACCGATACCGCTGCGCTGGAGCGCGATGTCGATGCGCTGCTCGCCGGGGTTATGGTGCTGGTGCTGTCGGACTACGGCAAGGGTGCGCTGCAGAATCACCAAGCCCTGATCCAGGTAGCGCGCAGGAAGGGCATCCCCGTGCTGGCCGACCCGAAAGGCAAGGATTTCTCCATCTATCGCGGCGCCAGTCTGATCACGCCGAATCTGCACGAGTTCGAGACCATCGTCGGTGGCTGCGCTGATGAAGCCGAGCTGGTCAGTAAGGGTGCCAGGCTGATGCGCGAGCTTGAGCTGGGCGCGTTGCTGGTCACCCGTGGGGAGCACGGCATGACCCTGTTGCGTCCCGAGCATGCTCCGCTGCACCTGCCGGCCCGCGCCCGTGAGGTGTTCGATGTTACGGGGGCCGGGGATACGGTGATTTCCACCTTGGCCGCTTCCATCGCGGCAGGTGAAGAGCTGCCCAATGCCGTAGCTCTGGCCAACCTGGCTGCCGGTATCGTGGTCGGCAAGCTGGGCACGGCGGCCATCAGCGCGCCGGAGCTGCGCCGCGCGGTACAGCGCGAGGAAGGCTCCGAGCGTGGCGTGCTGAGTCTGGATCAATTGCTGCTCGCCATCGAGGATGCCCGCGCCCATGGTGAGAAGATCGTCTTTACCAACGGTTGCTTCGACATCCTCCATGCCGGTCACGTGACCTATCTGGAGCAGGCCCGTGCCCAGGGCGATCGCCTGATCGTGGCGATCAATGACGACGCCTCGGTCAGTCGTCTCAAAGGTCCGGGCCGCCCGATCAATGCTGTCGACCGCCGTATGGCGGTGCTAGCCGGTCTTGGAGCGGTGGACTGGGTGGTGAGCTTCAGCGAAGACACGCCCGAGCGTCTGCTCAAGCAGGTGCAACCCGACGTGCTGGTCAAGGGTGGTGACTATGGCATCGATCAGGTGGTCGGTGCCGATATCGTCCAGGCCTATGGCGGTGAAGTGCGGGTACTTGGCCTGGTGGAGAACAGCTCCACCACTGCGATCGTCGAGAAGATTCGCAGCAAGTAA
- a CDS encoding lipopolysaccharide kinase InaA family protein: MLEQFVWQGFRGVRRNDKGHAIQSFLALHHCLEDFAEGRSVSGFEVNGERFFVKRYRAPLRFWHSVGRSKLRRSMLNELHWLQSLETRGFAAPQPWLFMERRTGKRVETFLVMSEIAGIPLALLADQRFERGALRSMEMIAALHAQGVAHGDCNLYNFLVAEDVHVIDFERATELTPQLAEADVQKFLSRIKAEGKAHLLERLSQAYLKVLPLPLFDLDGLLTKIQACEIPPIITRWRRPQFINVVIHAPGA; this comes from the coding sequence GTGCTGGAGCAGTTCGTATGGCAGGGCTTTCGTGGTGTCCGTCGGAACGACAAGGGGCATGCCATCCAATCGTTTTTGGCGTTGCACCATTGCCTGGAGGACTTCGCCGAGGGGCGGTCAGTTTCAGGTTTCGAAGTGAACGGTGAGCGTTTTTTCGTCAAGCGCTACAGAGCTCCGCTGCGCTTTTGGCACTCGGTAGGACGCAGTAAGTTACGCCGGTCAATGCTTAACGAACTGCACTGGCTGCAAAGTCTTGAAACAAGAGGATTTGCGGCGCCACAACCTTGGCTGTTTATGGAACGGCGCACCGGGAAACGAGTAGAAACCTTTCTGGTGATGAGCGAAATTGCGGGTATACCGTTGGCTTTGCTGGCAGACCAGCGCTTTGAGAGAGGCGCGTTGCGCTCGATGGAGATGATTGCCGCGCTGCATGCCCAGGGCGTTGCCCATGGCGACTGCAATCTCTATAACTTTCTTGTCGCTGAGGATGTTCATGTCATCGATTTTGAAAGGGCCACCGAGTTGACTCCACAGCTAGCCGAGGCAGACGTACAAAAGTTCCTTTCGCGCATTAAGGCAGAGGGAAAAGCGCACCTGCTAGAACGACTTTCTCAGGCTTATTTGAAAGTGCTTCCGCTGCCGCTATTCGACCTCGATGGGCTTCTTACTAAAATTCAAGCGTGCGAAATTCCCCCAATAATCACGCGTTGGCGTCGGCCGCAGTTCATTAATGTTGTCATCCATGCTCCGGGCGCTTGA
- a CDS encoding PIG-L deacetylase family protein, protein MNGRKQQLLKQHRRNKRMALLLALLTLLAVGVLIAWWLPLLLLVLGWVVHEAWFADHLFYSPRDDYQHEFPADCLSVPARIEQGVLQVEAQVDGYDTLILELRLKATWLGRLLDPHVLLGGDRQDFERGVAGRRYLNLSGLPADGLAVRPRFCRIDGELRLHAMRNPDYAGQRLLIVAPHADDAELAAFGLYSRAAEVAIVTLTQGEIEAENYQRLGLEKDAAARLKGRLRAWDSLAAPLWGGVPQTHCVQLGYYCLQLPLMAERPQQPFGSRESGENDVRSVRNHNPIRLPADADGLPSWNNLIADLAAVIDHYRPEVVLTPHPQLDPHHDHVASTRALLEACERAAWQAQTLLLYANHLHDNDRWPMGPAGNGIALPPAITPLPADRLWSPSLDAQQQLDKAMALGLQHDLQGPLPLKRRWRRLIQRALVGRRWPATGEDEFFRKAVRRHELFWVRPINRNIDK, encoded by the coding sequence ATGAACGGACGCAAGCAGCAACTGCTCAAGCAGCATCGGCGTAACAAGCGCATGGCCTTGTTGCTGGCCCTGCTGACCCTGCTGGCGGTCGGCGTGCTCATCGCTTGGTGGCTGCCGCTTCTGCTACTGGTGTTGGGCTGGGTGGTGCATGAAGCCTGGTTTGCCGACCACCTTTTCTATTCACCTCGGGACGATTACCAGCATGAATTCCCCGCAGATTGTCTGAGCGTACCAGCGCGTATCGAACAGGGAGTGCTGCAGGTCGAAGCGCAAGTGGACGGCTATGACACGCTGATTCTAGAACTGCGGCTCAAGGCTACATGGCTCGGGCGATTGCTGGATCCCCATGTGCTGTTGGGTGGTGACCGCCAGGATTTCGAGCGGGGTGTTGCCGGCCGACGATACCTCAATCTTTCCGGGCTGCCGGCTGACGGCCTGGCCGTCAGGCCGCGATTCTGCCGCATCGACGGTGAGCTGCGTCTGCATGCCATGCGTAACCCGGATTACGCGGGGCAGCGTCTGTTGATCGTCGCGCCACATGCTGACGACGCCGAGCTGGCAGCTTTCGGCCTTTACAGTCGGGCGGCCGAGGTTGCCATCGTTACCCTGACCCAGGGCGAGATCGAGGCGGAGAACTATCAGCGATTGGGTCTGGAAAAAGACGCTGCAGCGCGCCTCAAGGGACGTTTGCGCGCCTGGGACAGTCTCGCTGCTCCGCTTTGGGGGGGGGTACCGCAGACCCATTGCGTACAGCTTGGCTATTACTGTCTGCAACTGCCGCTCATGGCTGAGCGTCCGCAGCAGCCGTTCGGTTCACGCGAGTCCGGTGAAAATGATGTGCGCAGCGTGCGTAATCACAATCCGATACGTCTGCCTGCCGACGCTGATGGGCTGCCGAGCTGGAACAACCTGATTGCCGATCTGGCTGCCGTCATCGACCACTACCGCCCCGAGGTGGTGCTGACGCCGCACCCGCAACTCGACCCGCATCACGATCATGTCGCCAGCACGCGGGCTTTGCTCGAAGCTTGCGAGCGTGCCGCCTGGCAGGCGCAGACCCTGCTGCTATATGCCAACCATCTGCATGACAACGACCGTTGGCCGATGGGCCCTGCAGGCAATGGCATCGCCCTGCCTCCGGCCATTACGCCATTGCCGGCCGATCGCCTGTGGAGTCCCTCGCTGGATGCCCAGCAGCAACTGGACAAAGCCATGGCGCTGGGGCTGCAGCACGACCTGCAGGGCCCGCTACCGCTGAAAAGGCGCTGGCGTCGGTTGATCCAGCGGGCGCTGGTGGGGCGCCGCTGGCCTGCAACCGGTGAGGATGAGTTCTTCCGCAAGGCGGTACGCCGGCACGAGCTGTTTTGGGTGCGACCGATTAATCGGAACATTGATAAGTAA
- a CDS encoding antimicrobial resistance protein Mig-14 produces the protein MLNRLQFWRERGWAPINAADYAEAWGRFGGSVATHPEVVARLADLAAIPVRYLGWLVDGELQAAIPTWGRHLALSKDVLKQQGKRGLFDLGNAEIILPLATGAQVALRHRVRYLSELNATGLIGISEQPEGLALAREPEQYSKKFRYNQRREQRLLEEAGGVIRPMLELTPEEQARIYADLFQRRWGFAATGKDHLGEVFGLLREFMTGALIYLNDEPVAIQVLYRVEAPQWVSLEYINGGVDPQQREFSPGSVLSFVNTQSEWEHARALGKPLRYSFGRADREYKDRWCNRVPVYQV, from the coding sequence ATGCTGAATCGTCTGCAATTCTGGCGTGAGCGTGGCTGGGCGCCAATCAATGCGGCTGACTACGCCGAGGCCTGGGGGCGTTTCGGTGGCAGCGTTGCCACTCACCCCGAGGTGGTGGCGCGGTTGGCCGATCTGGCCGCTATCCCGGTGCGTTACCTGGGGTGGCTGGTCGATGGCGAGCTGCAGGCCGCTATCCCGACCTGGGGGCGGCATCTGGCCTTGTCCAAGGATGTGCTCAAGCAGCAGGGCAAGCGCGGTCTGTTCGATCTGGGTAATGCCGAGATCATTCTGCCGCTGGCAACTGGTGCGCAGGTTGCGCTGCGCCATCGGGTGCGCTACCTGTCCGAACTCAATGCGACCGGGCTCATCGGCATCAGCGAGCAGCCCGAAGGCCTAGCGCTGGCCCGCGAACCCGAGCAGTACAGCAAGAAGTTTCGCTACAACCAGCGCCGCGAACAGCGCCTGCTGGAAGAGGCGGGCGGGGTGATCCGGCCGATGCTGGAGCTGACGCCCGAGGAACAGGCACGCATCTACGCCGATCTGTTCCAGCGCCGCTGGGGCTTCGCGGCCACCGGCAAAGATCATCTGGGCGAAGTGTTCGGCTTGTTGCGCGAGTTCATGACCGGCGCGCTGATCTATCTCAACGACGAGCCGGTGGCGATCCAGGTGCTCTACCGTGTCGAGGCGCCGCAATGGGTCAGCCTGGAGTACATCAACGGCGGGGTCGACCCGCAGCAGCGCGAGTTCAGCCCCGGCAGCGTGCTCAGCTTCGTCAATACGCAGAGTGAATGGGAGCATGCGCGAGCGCTGGGTAAGCCGCTGCGCTACTCCTTCGGCCGCGCCGACCGCGAATACAAGGATCGCTGGTGCAACCGGGTGCCGGTCTATCAGGTGTGA
- the msbA gene encoding lipid A export permease/ATP-binding protein MsbA, with protein sequence MANSTQQSSLRVYLRLLRYVVPYWGLFTISLTGFLIFASTQPMLGYILKYFVDGLSNPDASLFTGIPWLLEHAPWLAHLKLLQAVPLLIVLIALWQGIGSFLGNYYLAKVSMGLVQDLRVELFNNLMTLPNRYFDNHNSGHLISRITYNVTMVTGAATDAIKVVVREGMTVVFLFATLLWMNWKLTLVMVAILPVIGLMVTSTSKKFRKQSKKIQTSMGDVTHVTSESIQGYRVVRSFGGEDYEKQRFLDASEQNKLKQLKMVKTNAVYTPSLQLVIYSAMAVLMFLVLLLRGDASAGDLVAYITLAGLLPKPIRQLSEVSSTIQKGLAGAESIFEQLDEEPEVDRGTQARERISGRLDVKDLSFSYPGAEKPVLNNISFVAEPGQMVALVGRSGSGKSTLANLIPRFYHHEQGQILLDGVDVEDYTLRNLRRHIALVTQHVTLFNDTVRNNIAYGDLAGAPLEAVQQAAADAYAAEFIEKMPQGYDTLVGENGVLLSGGQRQRLAIARALLKDAPLLILDEATSALDTESERHIQAALDQVMQGRTTLVIAHRLTTIEKADLILVMDQGQIVERGTHAELLAQNGYYARLHAKQFEDGDESVVAELNA encoded by the coding sequence ATGGCCAATTCTACCCAGCAATCCAGCCTGCGGGTGTATCTGCGATTGCTGCGCTATGTAGTTCCCTATTGGGGACTGTTTACCATCAGCCTTACGGGGTTCCTGATTTTCGCCTCCACCCAGCCGATGCTGGGCTACATCCTCAAGTACTTTGTCGATGGCCTATCCAACCCGGATGCCAGTCTGTTCACTGGGATACCTTGGCTACTAGAGCACGCGCCCTGGTTGGCGCATCTCAAGCTGCTCCAGGCTGTGCCACTTCTTATCGTACTGATCGCCTTGTGGCAGGGCATTGGTTCGTTCCTTGGAAATTACTACCTGGCCAAGGTGTCTATGGGGCTGGTCCAGGACTTGCGAGTTGAGCTGTTCAACAACCTGATGACCCTGCCCAACCGCTACTTCGACAACCACAACTCCGGGCATCTGATCTCGCGCATCACCTACAACGTGACCATGGTCACCGGGGCTGCCACCGATGCGATCAAGGTGGTGGTGCGCGAAGGCATGACGGTGGTGTTTCTGTTCGCCACGTTGTTGTGGATGAACTGGAAGCTGACCCTGGTCATGGTCGCCATCCTGCCGGTCATCGGTCTGATGGTGACCAGCACCAGCAAGAAATTTCGCAAGCAGAGCAAGAAGATCCAGACCAGCATGGGTGATGTCACGCATGTGACCTCGGAGAGTATCCAGGGCTATCGGGTGGTCCGTAGCTTCGGCGGCGAAGACTACGAGAAGCAGCGCTTTCTTGATGCCAGCGAGCAGAACAAGCTCAAACAGTTGAAGATGGTCAAGACCAATGCTGTCTATACGCCATCACTGCAACTGGTGATTTACAGCGCCATGGCGGTGCTGATGTTTCTGGTGTTGCTGTTGCGTGGTGATGCTTCGGCGGGAGACCTGGTGGCCTACATCACGTTGGCCGGTTTGCTGCCCAAGCCGATTCGCCAGTTGTCCGAGGTCAGTTCGACGATTCAGAAAGGCCTGGCGGGTGCCGAGAGTATCTTCGAGCAACTCGACGAGGAGCCGGAAGTTGATCGTGGTACCCAGGCTCGAGAGCGCATCAGCGGCCGGCTGGACGTCAAGGATCTGAGCTTCAGCTACCCCGGTGCGGAAAAGCCTGTGCTGAACAACATCTCTTTCGTCGCCGAGCCAGGGCAGATGGTGGCGCTGGTCGGCCGCTCCGGCAGCGGCAAGTCGACCTTGGCCAACCTGATTCCGCGTTTTTATCACCATGAGCAGGGGCAGATCCTGCTCGATGGTGTCGATGTCGAGGATTACACCCTGCGCAATTTGCGTCGCCACATTGCTCTGGTGACTCAGCACGTCACCCTGTTCAATGACACGGTGCGCAACAATATCGCCTATGGCGATCTGGCTGGCGCGCCGCTCGAAGCTGTGCAGCAGGCGGCCGCCGATGCCTATGCCGCCGAGTTCATCGAGAAGATGCCGCAGGGGTATGACACCTTGGTCGGCGAGAACGGCGTGTTGCTCTCCGGTGGCCAGCGTCAGCGCCTGGCCATTGCCCGTGCGCTGCTCAAGGATGCGCCGCTGCTGATTCTCGACGAGGCCACTTCGGCCCTGGATACCGAGTCCGAGCGGCATATCCAGGCGGCCCTGGATCAGGTGATGCAGGGTCGTACCACGCTGGTGATCGCGCACCGCCTGACTACCATCGAGAAGGCCGATCTGATTCTGGTGATGGATCAGGGGCAGATCGTCGAGCGCGGTACGCATGCCGAGTTGCTGGCACAGAATGGCTACTACGCCAGACTGCATGCCAAGCAGTTCGAGGACGGCGACGAGTCCGTCGTAGCCGAGCTGAACGCCTGA
- a CDS encoding toluene tolerance protein, which yields MRIVTANELQNWLTNGQVLEQDSRGPKVVRLDNGNFLKIFHSRKALLSRWRPKARRFARNAERLQALGIPTPEVLECCWLEQQRATSVCLYSPLQGVPLDSIFSEQREQFDRDLPNFVAFIRQLHRKGIYFRSLHLGNVLKLPNGGFGLIDFLDLSFKGAPLSRNLIKRNFAHLRNYLERRQVENFPWSRLTECYERGLSEEA from the coding sequence ATGCGGATTGTAACAGCGAACGAACTACAAAACTGGCTGACCAATGGCCAAGTGCTGGAGCAAGACAGTCGCGGTCCCAAGGTCGTTCGCCTGGACAATGGCAACTTCCTGAAGATATTCCACAGTCGCAAAGCCCTGCTCTCTCGTTGGCGCCCCAAAGCACGGCGCTTTGCTCGCAACGCGGAAAGACTACAGGCCTTGGGAATCCCGACCCCTGAGGTACTGGAGTGCTGCTGGCTGGAGCAGCAACGCGCCACCAGTGTTTGCCTCTATAGCCCGCTTCAAGGTGTCCCTCTCGACAGCATATTCAGCGAACAGCGAGAACAGTTCGACAGAGACCTTCCCAATTTCGTCGCATTCATACGGCAACTGCATCGCAAAGGCATTTACTTTCGCTCACTGCATCTCGGCAATGTCCTCAAACTCCCCAACGGGGGCTTTGGGCTGATTGACTTCCTCGACCTAAGCTTCAAAGGCGCCCCCTTGAGCCGGAACCTAATTAAAAGGAATTTTGCTCACTTGAGAAACTACCTGGAACGGCGCCAAGTAGAGAACTTCCCTTGGAGCAGGCTAACAGAGTGCTATGAGCGCGGCCTGTCTGAGGAAGCGTAA